In one Sulfurimonas hongkongensis genomic region, the following are encoded:
- a CDS encoding TonB-dependent receptor plug domain-containing protein translates to MNTKIYLSLLVSAMLVNSLSAADDLKNVIVTAKTQKSSVDTAGSFSIITAKDIKRTGASSIKEALEGVVGLNMGVNDASINGRQNISIRGTDSKNTLILVDGERISGSDSQIGHSDFQYNWIPMSAISKIEVIRGPMSSLYGSSAIGGVVNIITKKPTEKTQGDITLETGKASRDGGENMEVSISGGGKINDKFSIIGYVDAKTSEPEETDNTTEIEGKKIRNVMVKAWYDIDLTQQITAFVILGNEKRKTEAYDELYDIDKAHYSIGYEKDFDDISLDLKYYTNISDAHTEQFSYTHEMHDDTFNAELKIASFENHFIVFGGDYRTEKYKKKYDNSASDLTSGFDDSIKYASVYLQDEIEIGKNTILTLGARYDKHEKFGGELSPKANLVYKLNDNSRFKAGYGHGFNAPTVTQNSDDYTLAVPIEFYPSGPPFNGMPKTFNRFKGNDNLNPEISDTFELGYDYEKNQLAISATYFHTELKDLIDTLHIKDTPVGPMTYREYTYSNVGKARIDGVELEFTQNKIFDKLDLNLNYTFLDTENKDTKKELFNRPAHTANLKLSVELPWEINSNFRVNYVGNQTAADGEKLDAYTTLGLQFSKEFIENFTIRAGAENLSNIKHIGDSNQYSIRGRYVYARLNYSF, encoded by the coding sequence ATGAATACAAAAATATATTTGAGTCTGCTAGTTAGTGCGATGCTAGTAAACTCTTTAAGTGCGGCAGATGATTTAAAGAATGTTATTGTAACAGCAAAAACACAAAAATCATCAGTAGATACAGCAGGAAGTTTTTCTATAATTACAGCAAAAGATATAAAAAGAACAGGTGCCTCTTCCATTAAAGAAGCTCTGGAGGGTGTTGTTGGATTAAATATGGGTGTTAATGATGCTTCTATAAATGGTCGACAAAATATCAGTATTCGTGGTACTGATTCTAAAAACACTCTTATTTTAGTGGATGGTGAAAGAATTTCTGGAAGTGACTCTCAAATAGGGCATAGTGATTTTCAATACAATTGGATACCTATGAGTGCTATATCAAAAATAGAAGTTATTCGTGGACCAATGAGTTCTTTATATGGTTCTAGTGCTATTGGTGGAGTTGTAAATATAATCACAAAAAAACCAACAGAAAAAACTCAAGGTGATATAACTTTAGAAACTGGAAAAGCCTCCCGAGATGGAGGAGAAAACATGGAAGTATCAATTTCAGGAGGTGGAAAAATAAATGATAAATTTTCTATCATTGGATATGTAGATGCTAAAACTTCAGAGCCTGAAGAGACTGATAATACAACAGAAATAGAAGGTAAAAAAATTAGAAATGTAATGGTAAAAGCTTGGTATGACATTGATTTAACTCAGCAAATAACAGCCTTTGTAATTTTAGGAAATGAAAAAAGAAAAACAGAAGCTTATGATGAACTATACGATATAGATAAAGCTCATTATTCAATAGGGTATGAAAAAGATTTTGATGATATTAGTTTAGACCTTAAGTATTACACAAATATATCTGATGCACATACGGAACAATTTTCATATACTCATGAGATGCATGATGATACTTTTAATGCTGAACTTAAAATTGCTTCATTTGAAAATCATTTTATAGTATTTGGTGGAGATTATAGAACAGAAAAATATAAAAAGAAATACGATAACTCAGCTAGTGATTTAACAAGTGGCTTTGATGATTCTATAAAATACGCTTCGGTATATTTACAAGATGAAATAGAGATAGGAAAAAATACAATTCTAACTCTTGGTGCCAGATATGACAAGCATGAAAAATTTGGTGGAGAATTATCACCTAAAGCCAATCTTGTATATAAACTGAATGATAATAGTAGATTTAAAGCAGGTTATGGACATGGATTTAATGCTCCAACTGTTACACAAAATTCAGATGATTATACTCTTGCTGTTCCTATAGAATTTTATCCATCAGGACCTCCATTTAATGGAATGCCTAAAACATTTAATAGATTTAAGGGTAATGATAATCTAAATCCTGAAATATCTGATACATTTGAACTGGGTTATGATTATGAAAAAAATCAGCTGGCTATTTCAGCAACTTATTTTCATACTGAACTTAAAGATCTTATAGATACTCTTCATATAAAAGATACTCCTGTTGGACCAATGACATACAGAGAATATACTTATTCAAATGTGGGAAAAGCTAGAATAGATGGTGTAGAGTTAGAGTTCACTCAAAATAAAATATTTGATAAACTTGATTTGAATCTTAATTATACATTTCTTGATACAGAAAACAAAGATACAAAAAAAGAACTATTCAATAGACCAGCACATACAGCAAATTTAAAACTCTCAGTTGAACTTCCATGGGAGATAAATAGTAATTTTCGTGTAAATTATGTAGGAAATCAAACAGCTGCAGATGGTGAAAAACTAGATGCTTATACTACTTTAGGGCTACAGTTTTCTAAAGAATTTATAGAAAATTTTACAATAAGAGCAGGAGCAGAAAATTTAAGTAATATAAAACATATTGGTGATTCTAATCAATATTCTATTAGAGGTCGTTATGTCTATGCTAGGTTAAATTACTCATTTTAA
- a CDS encoding MotA/TolQ/ExbB proton channel family protein: MQYYLDKGGIIMYVLFAMAIVGTIIIIWKIASISLFKFRTRNIDLPSDRAELRAASLVAPLERGLTTLKIVSTISPLLGLLGTVLGIFMAFEGIMVHGLGDPTQFAKGISTALITTVGGLVVAIPAYVFYNYFIGELDKTEQLLTQKIAGIYEAS; the protein is encoded by the coding sequence ATGCAATATTATTTAGATAAAGGTGGAATTATTATGTATGTTTTATTTGCTATGGCAATAGTTGGAACAATAATAATAATATGGAAAATAGCTTCTATATCACTTTTTAAATTTCGTACAAGAAATATTGATTTACCTTCAGATAGAGCAGAGTTAAGAGCAGCATCTTTAGTAGCGCCGCTTGAGAGGGGATTAACAACCCTTAAGATAGTGTCTACTATATCGCCATTATTAGGTCTTCTTGGTACTGTTCTTGGAATTTTTATGGCTTTTGAGGGAATCATGGTTCATGGTTTAGGTGATCCGACACAGTTTGCTAAAGGCATTTCAACAGCACTTATAACAACTGTTGGTGGTTTAGTTGTAGCAATCCCAGCATATGTGTTTTATAACTACTTTATTGGCGAACTAGATAAAACTGAACAATTATTAACACAAAAAATAGCAGGAATTTATGAAGCGTCGTGA
- a CDS encoding ExbD/TolR family protein, whose amino-acid sequence MKRREPLGLDMTPVVDIVFILLIFFLVSSVFKKEELALMLELPKAGASKEVKEEKTINIELSKDSLAVNGKKVSYEEIIAEILPLVKEEKLIMFYIDRDVPYSRVIGILDLLKKHSLNKLALVTKEE is encoded by the coding sequence ATGAAGCGTCGTGAACCTTTGGGGTTAGATATGACTCCTGTAGTAGATATAGTATTTATTTTATTGATATTTTTTCTTGTAAGCTCAGTTTTCAAAAAAGAAGAGCTTGCTCTTATGCTTGAGTTACCAAAAGCAGGAGCCAGTAAAGAGGTAAAAGAAGAAAAAACTATTAATATTGAGCTGTCAAAAGATTCACTAGCAGTCAATGGAAAAAAAGTTTCGTATGAAGAGATAATTGCTGAAATATTACCTCTAGTAAAAGAAGAAAAATTGATAATGTTTTATATAGATAGAGATGTTCCGTATTCTCGTGTTATTGGCATATTGGATTTATTAAAAAAACATTCTTTAAATAAGTTGGCATTGGTTACAAAAGAAGAATAG